The Toxorhynchites rutilus septentrionalis strain SRP chromosome 3, ASM2978413v1, whole genome shotgun sequence genome includes a region encoding these proteins:
- the LOC129774008 gene encoding uncharacterized protein LOC129774008 — translation MGMKSLIDSTPIEIIFHPTLNQRKCVVSCWDVVFMPEDELLTELSEQKVIGVKRIFRYDPIKKEKVATSTLILTIKGTVIPEAINFGFIRAPTRNYYPSPMQCFGCYNYEHTSKKCMKKIQLCRNCGVAHPELNQTDKDKTKNFQCNAPASCVNCKGNHSSTSRKCPAWIAEDKITRVRIDEGISYKEAKSICENNYGSSFASKLKERLDNIQNTGCQQCKCNCTQTKSAPIKSNKTVSIQANKKSEQGFSIIPIDSEEDSESPMEIESTYSNNRKIISKTTTSDEFKSSEDEQPIEKESSRKKPKSKKSTPTLQKTQSHQNYLSQPSTSTQPIGSNPPTTQHKPNPTTNKPIANVSKNDTRLKPKHSKGEKPNHN, via the coding sequence ATGggtatgaagtcgctaattgacTCGAccccaattgaaataatttttcatcccACTCTTAATCAACGCAAGTGTGTTGTATCATGCTGGGATGTTGTTTTCATGCCAGAGGATGAGCTTCTTACTGAACTCTCTGAGCAAAAAGTGATCGGTGTCAAAAGAATATTTAGATACGATCCAATTAAAAAGGAAAAGGTAGCAACCTCCACCCTAATCCTAACCATCAAAGGAACAGTCATTCCCGAAGCGATTAACTTCGGTTTCATTCGCGCACCAACCAGAAACTACTATCCAAgcccgatgcaatgcttcggatgctaTAATTATGAACACACTTCCAAGAAGTGTATGAAGAAAATACAGTTATGCCGTAACTGTGGTGTAGCACACCCAGAACTAAACCAAACCGATAAAGACAAGACGAAGAATTTTCAATGCAATGCACCTGCCTCATGCGTGAACTGCAAGGGAAATCACTCCTCCACTAGCAGGAAGTGCCCAGCATGGATCGCCGAGGACAAGATAACGCGAGTTAGGATTGATGAAGGAATCTCCTAcaaggaagctaaatccatttgTGAAAACAATTATGGTTCTTCCTTCGCTAGTAAATTAAAAGAGCGGCTTGACAATATCCAAAACACAGGATGCCAACAATGCAAGTGCAACTGTACACAAACAAAGTCAGCTCCTATTAAATCGAATAAGACTGTTTCTATTCAGGCCAATAAAAAATCTGAACAGGGATTCAGCATCATACCAATTGACTCTGAGGAAGATTCTGAATCTCCAATGGAGATCGAATCAACTTACTCAAACAACAGAAAAATCATCTCGAAAACAACAActtcagatgaattcaaatcatctGAAGATGAACAACCAATTGAGAAGGAATCTTCTAGGAAGAAACCTAAAAGTAAGAAATCGACCCCAACCCTACAGAAGACCCAATCCCACCAGAACTACCTATCACAACCCAGCACTTCAACCCAACCAATTGGATCTAATCCACCTACTACCCAACACAAACCCAATCCTACTACCAACAAACCAATTGCtaatgtttccaaaaatgatacGAGACTAAAACCCAAACATTCCAAGGGTGAAAAACCCAACCACAACTAA